The nucleotide window CCGGGCTGCGGGCCAGGGGTGCCCACGACACGGAGGGATGGTGTGTGAGCCTCCCGGTGGGTGAATGGGGCGCCCTAGGGAAAAGAGACCCCCCCCCCAGCGGGGTAaacgccctccctccctccttccggcACAGACGCTGTTCCTGCAGGACAACAGCATCGCGCGCCTGGAGCCGGGCACCCTGGCGCCCCTCGCCTCCCTGCGTCGTCTCTACCTGCACAACAACAGCCTGCGCGCCCTGGAGCCAGGCGCCTTCCGTGCGCAGTCGCGCCTGCTGGAGCTGGCTCTCACCGGCAACCGGCTGCGCGGCTTGCGCGTTGGCGCTTTCGCCGGCCTGGCCCAGCTGCGCGTGCTCTACCTAGCTGGCAACCAGCTGGTACAGCTGCTGGATTTCACCTTCCTACACTTGCAGGTGAGGGGGGAGGAGTGGGCAACAAGGGCAAGAGGTCCTCCTGCACTGCCACCTGCCTCCCCGGGCTGGAGTAGTGAAGGGAAGAAAAGGCAGCCCAGTCTAGCCTGGTAAGAAGGGGACATGTCCCCCAGGGCTCCTTTCCCTGATGACCTACTGTCCCTGCTTCAGCGACTGCAGGAGCTGCACCTGCAGGAAAACAGCATCGAGCTGCTGGAGGACCAGGCCCTGGCCGGGCTCTCCTCGCTGGCACTGCTAGACCTCAGCAGGAACCAGCTGGGCACCATCAGCCAGGAGGCCCTACAGCCCCTGGCCAGCCTGCAGGTCCTGCGCCTCACAGGTACCTCTTTCTGGGGGCAAGGGACTCTCATGCAAAGGTAGCTTCCTTGACcacagtggtggtggtaggtaGCTGGCCCAGCTGTGGAGGGGGCTCCAGTGGCAGTGCTCTGGGGGGCCCCACCACCACCCATAGCCATGACAGAAGGCTGCTAGGAGTAGGGGTGCTGGCAGGGTTACAGTTGTCTAAGGGAGACAGAAAAGGTATGAGTCCCTGAACAAACTGGACAGAGCTGAGCGGCTCACACACTTTGGGGCCAGGAGAGGGCAGGCAGGAAAAAACTGGAAAGATGAGACCAGGACTGGGGACATTTCCTGGAGACAGCACCCGAAGACAAGGCTGGCAGGATGTGCAAGGTTTTAGTGCTGGTGGGATGTCTATGTGCACACAGAGATTCCCCCCAGATAGCAAGACTTGTCACAGGGAGAGACGTCAGAGAAGCGGGGGCTTTCTCAGAGACGGGTGAAGTAAACTGGACGTGCATCACacaggggggggggggttggctgCCCACACTTAAGGAGCCTGGGGTCAGAGAAGGggtggcaggggtccccaactgtGGGAGGTGAGAAAGGGGCTCCTGCTCTGGCCAACAACCCCAACCACACACGCTGTGCTCTGGAGCCACCCCTGAGCTAGCTACCTGTCCGCTGCTGCTCTGCCCACAGAGAACCCATGGCGCTGTGACTGTGCCTTGCACTGGCTGGGAACCTGGATCAAGGAAGGGGGCCAGCGCCTGCTCAGCTCCAGGGACAAGAAAATCACGTGTGCAGAGCCCCCCCGCCTGGCACTTCAGAGTCTCCTGGAAGTATCTGGCAGTAGCCTCATCTGCATCCCACCCTCTGTGCACGTGGAGCCGCTGGAGGTGACAGCCAACCTGGGTGAGGACCTGCGGGTTGCCTGCCAGGCTTCCGGCTACCCGCAGCCCCTGGTGACCTGGAGAAAGGTGGCGCAGCCTCGTGAGGGGCCGCCGCAGGCCCAGGCCCAACCTGAAGGCGGGGTGCCGGGCCCAGGTGGGCCCGGGGCATCCGACACGGGCAGCGGCATGCTCTTCCTCACCAACATCACCCTGGCCCACGCCGGCAAGTACGAGTGCGAGGCCTCCAACGCCGGCGGCGCCGCCCGCTTGCCCTTCCAGCTTCTGGTCAACCTGTCCCAGCAGCTGCTGCTGGCGCCTGCGCCGCCGCGGGCCGGCGGCCCAGTCAGCCACGAGCCCCTGCCCGAGGCGGGCGGCATGGCCTTTCGCGCCCTGGGCCTGGCCACGCAGACGGCCATCGCGACGGCCATCGCGCTCCTGGCGCTCACGGCGCTGCTGCTGGCGACCATGATCTGCCGCAGGCGGCGCAGGCGCAAAAAGGCACCAGGGCCTCCCGGGGAGGGCGCGCTCTTCGTCAACGACTATTCGGACGGGCCCTGCACCTTCGCGCAGCTCGAGGAGCTCCGCGACGAGCGGGGCCACGAGATGTTCGTCATCGACCGCTCTAAGCCGCTCTTCGCCGAGGGCCCGGCGGAAGCGGCCGAGGGCGCAGCGCCCGGAATCGCGCAGGGCCTCCCGCTGCAGCCGCCTGCCGCCTACGAGATCCGTTGctgagggggggcggggggcggacgCGCGCTGATGACACGGGCCACGCGGATTGGCCGACCCGGCTCGCCCCGCGCATGCTCCAGCGTGATCAGTAAAGCGTGGAAGCTGCGCAGTGTTGCGAGCCGTGTATGGGGTTCCTGGGCGTCGGGCGGGGCGGAAGCACCTGCGGACCCCTGCAGATGGAAGTTCTGGGGCGCGAACGGAGGGTAGCCAGGGTAGGCTTCCGACGCCCCACTGAGACCTTCCAGAAAAACCCCTGCCCAAATCACCAGACCTCCAGCTCTGCAGGTCCGCCTCGGGCCCCGCCGCCCCAGGAAAAGCCTGAACCTCTGCGAGGAGGGGCGACGGACTGTAGAGATGTCCAGAGAAAAGATGGGGCGGCAGGCCGTTAAGACATATCACCCAGTGGCCAGGCTGGGGGTGACAGCAGAGCAGGAGACAACTCACTCTGACCAGTTACGACAGAAAAAATAGCCACAGATTTAAGTTCTAAGCATACTGCACGTTTGTACCTTAAAGACACCCTCTGGCCCCCAAACCCGGCCGACAGGCAGTTTCCTGTGTGCCAGGGAAAGGAGAACGTTAAGAGGCCCCCAAGTGCCTGGGAGCCCAACCCTCCTTGAAGCAGGCCCCTGTCCAAACTTCCACCCCACAGCAGTCTGCTCTTGGGGAGGACCCAAAGGAGAACATCCTCTTTCAGCTCACAGATCCCAGGAACATTCCAAGGAGAGAACCAGGACACCGGAGGGCAGCTGAGTGCAGCCTAACCAGGCAGGGCCATGTAGGCCTGGAATCCAGCCCTCAGGCCCACAGATGGTCAGCGAGTCAGGGGAGCAGGTGCAGGACAAACCGCACAGGGTGCTGCAAAAAGCATGGGCATGCTCAAGGTGCGCCCAGGAGCAAAGAAATCAGAGACTAGTGCCTTTGTGTCAGGCCTCCAGCAAGGTCCCAAAGGCTCTGACTATCCAAGGGGCAAGAGATCTCCAGTAGCCCTGGACCCCAGGACAGCCTAACTCTCACCCACAGCCTGGAGGTCACAGGCTAAAGTAGTCTGCAGCCAGGCGCCCATAGATGTCTGTggtccagagcacgtgggcaCGGCCTGAGGCCAGTAGCAACTGGTGCAACTCGGCCTCCACGCGGGCAAACTTCTCCTCATTGATGGAGGCTTCCAGCAGGACAGAGGCAGGCGGTGGCCAGGGCAGGCCCTCATAGCAGTCCACGGGGAAAGGGTGCACCACCGTGCGCAGCTCGGCCTGTGCCACCGAGTCCCTCAAGAGCTCCTTGAGGCCCGCCATAGACAGCGGGTTGCCGTAGAGGCCGAGGTAGCGGAGGCTGGCACAACGAGTCAGCACAGGAAGTGTGGCCAGCAGTTGGGTATCAGCAAGCTGGCACTCGGTCAGCTCGAGGTGCAGCAGCGTCGCTGCTGCTGCCTGCAGCAGACCCTGGAAGGGCTCCAGCTGGCTGCCGGACAGGTCATTGCCACTCAGGTCCAGCTTCTTGAGGTGGATAGCATGGGGGCTCCGTGCCAGGAAACGCAGGTCCTCAGGCAGCAGGGCACAGAAGGCCAGCTCCAGGCTCTCCAGGGGGCTCTGCAGGGTGCTGCGGAGGACACAAGGGGTCACAAATAGGCTGGGCCAGGGGAAGGCCtcctggaggggaagggaagggcaggGCAATAGCAGGGCCTGCTCACCTGAGCAGCTGGTCCAGCCGCCCCGAGAGAAGAGAGGAGCCCATGCTGAGCTCCCGCAAACAGGTGAAGCGGCCCATCTGGGCCAGGAAGTAACGGAAGTTGTCCTCGCCGTCCACAGAGGGCTGCCGAGAGTCCCCGTGCACATAGTGTAACCGCAGGCTGGCCAGGTGCTGGAAGCGGGCCACGTGTGGGATGATGACGGACAGGCCTCGCAGGCCCAAGTTGTTGAAGCGCAGGTCCACGCGGCGCAGGCAGCCCGCATCCAGAAGCTGCAGCAGGGCCACGGTATTGCGCATGGGCAGGTCCTCAGCCCGCAGGTCCCGGCAGCAGAGCCGCAGTGGACTGTCCGCGCTGCTACGGAGCGCCTCCCGCAAGAATGCATAAGAGGCCCGGTTCACCCGCAGGTCCACACGCACCTCCACAGGAACGGGGGCCAGGCCGGGCTCTGCAGCCCCGCCCTGCTGCTGTGCGATGCACGTGCGGGCCACCGCTGCTGTGCAGTCCCACATGCTCATGGTGCCCGGGTCCTGCTCCACGCCGTCATCCAGAAGGCCCGTCATGTCCAGCACCCGCAGCGTGTGCTTCCTGGGAGCACGGGTGGACTGAGGCAGGAGACAAGGGGACACAGCCCACACCCACTCCCAGCCACCTTAGGACAGGAGCAACATGCCTGTTCCTGCATTGTGCTCTTGCACCAGCCTGGACCCTCTTGGGGGACCCTCTCTGCACCCCCCAGGCCCGAGGGCCCCTCCAGTGAGCCCATACCTGCCGAGGGGCTGTGTGCCAGCCTCAGTCTCCGGGGTGTGGAGCCGGGCAGTCAGCCCCAGGATCACGGCTTGCATGCTCTCTGTGCTAGGCCGCTCCTGCAGCAGGGCCCGGCTGCAGTGGGCACACTCCTGCAGCAGCTGCTGGAAGCTAAGCAGTGGAAAGGGCCACGTGTGCACCAGCTCGCGCAGCACAACGGTCTTCTTGTCCATGAAGGCCACTTTGAAGAGCAAGGGGAAGAGCTCTCGTGGCAGcaggggcagggcctggcaggCAGCTGACTGGCACTGGAGCACCTGCCGTGTGCTCAGGAACACAAGGGTGTGCATGGTGCTGGGCCGGGCAGGAGGCCACCTGCAGGGAAGGGCCCTTCAGTGGGGAGGACAGGCCCcaggcccccaccccctccacgcACTGGTAGTGGGAAAGCTCAGCATGGTGCTCGGCACAGAGTGGAGAACCATGGCACCAAAGAGCAAGTGCTAGGTGCTTTGCCTTAGACTAAGGGTAGTGAAAAGGAGAACGAGGCCACCCCCAGTCCCCGCCCTCCAGAAACACAGAGGC belongs to Balaenoptera ricei isolate mBalRic1 chromosome 17, mBalRic1.hap2, whole genome shotgun sequence and includes:
- the LRRC24 gene encoding leucine-rich repeat-containing protein 24 isoform X2 → MNILFYQFLELISNFKNQTRCVPPSVLFTGSQMLGTGLTTCVSGGASHRGQTVGRLLRRLQLRGLRPVPQEMAPGAPALLLLSLLSLPGLPPRATGCPAACRCYSATVECGALRLRLVPPGIPPGTQTLFLQDNSIARLEPGTLAPLASLRRLYLHNNSLRALEPGAFRAQSRLLELALTGNRLRGLRVGAFAGLAQLRVLYLAGNQLVQLLDFTFLHLQRLQELHLQENSIELLEDQALAGLSSLALLDLSRNQLGTISQEALQPLASLQVLRLTENPWRCDCALHWLGTWIKEGGQRLLSSRDKKITCAEPPRLALQSLLEVSGSSLICIPPSVHVEPLEVTANLGEDLRVACQASGYPQPLVTWRKVAQPREGPPQAQAQPEGGVPGPGGPGASDTGSGMLFLTNITLAHAGKYECEASNAGGAARLPFQLLVNLSQQLLLAPAPPRAGGPVSHEPLPEAGGMAFRALGLATQTAIATAIALLALTALLLATMICRRRRRRKKAPGPPGEGALFVNDYSDGPCTFAQLEELRDERGHEMFVIDRSKPLFAEGPAEAAEGAAPGIAQGLPLQPPAAYEIRC
- the LRRC24 gene encoding leucine-rich repeat-containing protein 24 isoform X1; translated protein: MAPGAPALLLLSLLSLPGLPPRATGCPAACRCYSATVECGALRLRLVPPGIPPGTQTLFLQDNSIARLEPGTLAPLASLRRLYLHNNSLRALEPGAFRAQSRLLELALTGNRLRGLRVGAFAGLAQLRVLYLAGNQLVQLLDFTFLHLQRLQELHLQENSIELLEDQALAGLSSLALLDLSRNQLGTISQEALQPLASLQVLRLTENPWRCDCALHWLGTWIKEGGQRLLSSRDKKITCAEPPRLALQSLLEVSGSSLICIPPSVHVEPLEVTANLGEDLRVACQASGYPQPLVTWRKVAQPREGPPQAQAQPEGGVPGPGGPGASDTGSGMLFLTNITLAHAGKYECEASNAGGAARLPFQLLVNLSQQLLLAPAPPRAGGPVSHEPLPEAGGMAFRALGLATQTAIATAIALLALTALLLATMICRRRRRRKKAPGPPGEGALFVNDYSDGPCTFAQLEELRDERGHEMFVIDRSKPLFAEGPAEAAEGAAPGIAQGLPLQPPAAYEIRC
- the LRRC14 gene encoding leucine-rich repeat-containing protein 14 produces the protein MHTLVFLSTRQVLQCQSAACQALPLLPRELFPLLFKVAFMDKKTVVLRELVHTWPFPLLSFQQLLQECAHCSRALLQERPSTESMQAVILGLTARLHTPETEAGTQPLGRKHTLRVLDMTGLLDDGVEQDPGTMSMWDCTAAVARTCIAQQQGGAAEPGLAPVPVEVRVDLRVNRASYAFLREALRSSADSPLRLCCRDLRAEDLPMRNTVALLQLLDAGCLRRVDLRFNNLGLRGLSVIIPHVARFQHLASLRLHYVHGDSRQPSVDGEDNFRYFLAQMGRFTCLRELSMGSSLLSGRLDQLLSTLQSPLESLELAFCALLPEDLRFLARSPHAIHLKKLDLSGNDLSGSQLEPFQGLLQAAAATLLHLELTECQLADTQLLATLPVLTRCASLRYLGLYGNPLSMAGLKELLRDSVAQAELRTVVHPFPVDCYEGLPWPPPASVLLEASINEEKFARVEAELHQLLLASGRAHVLWTTDIYGRLAADYFSL